A DNA window from Luteolibacter luteus contains the following coding sequences:
- a CDS encoding thioredoxin family protein: MAEVQSTFSLRRGDAAPGFQLPDPSGKLHELHELRGISGLLVVFACNHCPYVIHLADALGALSAEIESEGVMTIAISSNDIEKYPADAPEHMSTFAAEHGWNFPYLFDENQEVAKAYGAACTPDFFLFDHELRLYYAGQFDSSRPKSGQTPSGDDLRAAVKSMLAGEEPPARPYPSSGCNIKWKAGSEPPYFR; the protein is encoded by the coding sequence ATGGCAGAAGTCCAATCCACGTTTTCCCTGCGCCGCGGCGATGCGGCTCCTGGTTTCCAACTGCCCGACCCGTCCGGGAAGCTTCATGAACTCCACGAGCTGCGCGGGATCAGCGGGCTGTTGGTGGTCTTTGCCTGCAATCACTGCCCCTATGTGATCCACCTTGCCGATGCCCTTGGCGCGCTCTCGGCGGAGATCGAGTCGGAGGGGGTAATGACGATCGCGATTTCTTCGAACGACATCGAGAAATATCCGGCCGACGCGCCGGAGCACATGTCCACCTTCGCCGCGGAGCACGGCTGGAATTTCCCCTATCTTTTCGACGAAAATCAAGAGGTGGCGAAGGCCTACGGGGCGGCTTGCACTCCTGATTTCTTCCTCTTTGACCACGAACTGCGGCTTTACTACGCGGGCCAATTTGACAGCAGCCGCCCGAAAAGCGGCCAGACACCAAGCGGCGACGACCTGCGCGCGGCGGTGAAATCCATGCTCGCCGGGGAGGAGCCCCCGGCCCGGCCTTACCCCAGCAGCGGGTGCAATATCAAGTGGAAGGCTGGCAGCGAACCGCCGTATTTCCGCTGA
- the moeB gene encoding molybdopterin-synthase adenylyltransferase MoeB, which produces MPELPPLSQDEIRRYARHLSVPGVGEEGQRKLKASSVLMIGTGGLGCPAALYLAAAGVGRIGLIDPDKVDRSNLQRQILHGESWVGKPKLESAAARLREVNPHVELELHSTRFTPENAMDLVSRYDIVLDGCDNFPTRFLSNDACFFLKKPCVYGSIFRFDGQVTVFAPHLGGPCYRCMLPSLPAPGSAPSCEEAGVLGVLPGVIGSLQAMETIKLMLGIGEPPLGKLLCYDGLHTTFRSLRLRRDPACRLCGDSPTIHSVMNSETNASASCSVPGSDVPAISVEDLAARIDAGEDLYILDVRQPEEEAEGMIPGTVLIPLPELPERVAEIPADRQVFVHCRSGGRSARAVKFLQEAGIPNAVNVAGGINAWNALER; this is translated from the coding sequence GTGCCCGAGCTGCCGCCGCTCTCTCAAGATGAAATCCGCCGCTACGCCCGCCATCTTTCGGTTCCCGGGGTTGGCGAAGAAGGCCAGCGCAAGCTAAAGGCGTCCTCCGTGCTGATGATCGGGACCGGCGGACTCGGCTGCCCCGCCGCCCTCTATCTGGCAGCGGCAGGCGTCGGACGCATCGGCCTGATCGATCCCGATAAGGTGGATCGCTCGAACCTCCAGCGGCAGATCCTCCACGGCGAAAGCTGGGTGGGGAAACCAAAGCTGGAAAGTGCCGCCGCCCGCCTCCGCGAGGTAAACCCGCACGTCGAGCTCGAACTCCATTCCACCCGCTTCACCCCGGAGAACGCAATGGATCTCGTCTCACGCTACGACATCGTGCTCGATGGCTGCGACAATTTCCCCACGCGCTTCCTTTCCAACGACGCCTGCTTCTTCCTGAAAAAGCCCTGCGTCTACGGCTCCATCTTCCGCTTCGACGGACAAGTCACCGTCTTCGCCCCGCACCTCGGCGGTCCGTGCTACCGCTGCATGCTTCCCAGTTTGCCAGCCCCCGGCTCCGCCCCTTCATGCGAAGAAGCCGGCGTCCTCGGCGTGCTGCCCGGAGTGATCGGCTCCCTGCAAGCTATGGAAACCATCAAGCTGATGCTCGGCATCGGCGAGCCTCCACTGGGCAAGCTGCTCTGCTACGATGGCCTCCACACCACCTTCCGCAGCCTGCGCCTGCGCCGAGATCCCGCCTGCCGCCTCTGCGGCGACTCCCCCACCATCCACTCCGTCATGAATTCCGAAACCAACGCTTCCGCCTCCTGTTCCGTGCCCGGCTCGGACGTGCCCGCCATCTCCGTCGAAGACCTCGCCGCCCGCATCGATGCCGGTGAAGATCTCTACATCCTCGATGTCCGCCAGCCGGAGGAAGAGGCCGAAGGGATGATCCCCGGCACCGTCCTCATTCCCCTGCCCGAGCTGCCGGAACGAGTCGCGGAAATCCCGGCGGATCGCCAGGTTTTCGTCCACTGCCGCTCCGGCGGCCGCTCCGCCCGCGCCGTGAAATTCCTTCAGGAAGCTGGCATCCCGAATGCCGTCAACGTCGCCGGTGGCATCAACGCGTGGAACGCGCTGGAACGTTAA
- a CDS encoding FtsW/RodA/SpoVE family cell cycle protein, whose translation MTPLFRKLLGLNWPLVLTMYGLLAFGVFSIESAARHLPVPEGAVTAGAWYAEKQKLWILIGSMVYFATALVDYKWFRWLGVPLYLAGLGLCASIMGSDKEVHQIALPGGLNFQPAQLLITSGVLLIAWLLQDLPRLGRLIPKVGWILDEPMVKVGLIGALTGVPFLVVVAMGDMGSALVWIPLAVVCLLISGVPFRYMTCMALLGVAILPIVYFVVLPQVSERGTGRIELFFDMVEGKEVDTSGDAWAPHHIAVAIGKSGWGGVGWNAGENRGSLHDKKFIPWKTAHNDFIFPVIAEEHGFRGSILLLTSFALLLVMCLFIGTYARDPMGRLIVGGVVALFFAHIFENIGMCILLMPITGIPLPLISYSGTFVVMCMFLLGLVQSVWVHRSVQYVPAEEKKPEPLVNVPARSTR comes from the coding sequence ATGACGCCGCTGTTCCGGAAATTGCTCGGGTTGAATTGGCCGCTGGTTCTCACCATGTACGGGCTGCTGGCCTTCGGCGTGTTCTCGATTGAGAGTGCGGCGCGGCATTTGCCGGTGCCGGAGGGGGCAGTTACCGCGGGCGCGTGGTATGCGGAGAAGCAGAAGCTCTGGATCCTGATCGGCTCCATGGTCTACTTCGCTACCGCTCTGGTGGATTACAAGTGGTTCCGCTGGCTGGGCGTGCCTCTTTATCTAGCGGGGCTCGGGCTTTGTGCCTCGATCATGGGATCGGACAAGGAAGTCCACCAGATTGCGCTGCCCGGCGGTCTCAATTTCCAGCCCGCGCAGCTTCTCATCACTTCCGGCGTGCTCTTGATCGCCTGGTTGCTCCAGGACTTGCCCCGGCTGGGGCGATTGATCCCGAAGGTCGGCTGGATCCTTGATGAACCGATGGTGAAAGTCGGGCTCATCGGCGCGCTGACCGGTGTTCCTTTCCTTGTAGTGGTGGCGATGGGCGACATGGGCTCCGCTCTCGTCTGGATACCCTTGGCGGTGGTGTGCCTGCTGATCAGCGGCGTGCCTTTCCGCTACATGACCTGCATGGCATTGCTGGGGGTGGCGATCCTGCCGATCGTCTATTTCGTGGTGCTGCCGCAGGTGTCCGAGCGTGGTACCGGACGTATCGAGCTCTTCTTCGACATGGTCGAAGGCAAAGAGGTGGACACCAGCGGTGACGCTTGGGCTCCTCATCACATCGCCGTGGCAATCGGGAAATCCGGTTGGGGCGGGGTGGGCTGGAACGCCGGCGAGAACCGCGGTTCCCTGCACGACAAGAAGTTCATCCCGTGGAAGACGGCGCACAACGACTTCATCTTCCCGGTGATCGCGGAGGAACACGGCTTCCGCGGGAGCATCCTGCTGCTTACCTCTTTCGCGCTGCTGCTCGTGATGTGCTTGTTTATCGGCACCTACGCGAGGGATCCCATGGGTCGGCTGATTGTGGGCGGGGTGGTGGCGTTGTTTTTCGCGCACATCTTCGAGAACATTGGCATGTGCATCCTGCTGATGCCGATTACGGGTATCCCGCTGCCGCTAATCAGCTACTCCGGCACCTTCGTGGTGATGTGCATGTTCCTGCTCGGCTTGGTGCAGAGCGTGTGGGTCCACCGGAGCGTGCAGTACGTTCCGGCGGAGGAGAAGAAGCCGGAGCCGCTGGTTAACGTTCCAGCGCGTTCCACGCGTTGA
- a CDS encoding nuclear transport factor 2 family protein codes for MRRLLVPLLVILTLSGVFFWWWTRPEKVVVRRTAALFEAANVPADSGDLARSTRGPALEGFLAPQVTFEGPEGPTDEIGGSQSRDSIVAMYSGLAKYCRSATIQDLQIESVTVSGDEAQVIAKADAIIELPNDERPVDGIQNFDLTWKKIDGKWLMEKAKWSESSR; via the coding sequence ATGCGACGCCTGCTTGTGCCCCTTCTCGTCATCCTCACCCTCAGCGGAGTCTTCTTCTGGTGGTGGACCCGCCCGGAAAAGGTTGTCGTCCGCCGCACGGCCGCTCTTTTCGAAGCCGCCAATGTCCCCGCGGATTCCGGGGATCTCGCGCGCAGCACCCGCGGCCCGGCGCTAGAAGGCTTCCTCGCCCCGCAAGTCACCTTCGAAGGCCCGGAAGGCCCCACCGATGAAATCGGCGGCTCCCAATCACGGGACAGCATCGTCGCCATGTACAGCGGCCTCGCGAAGTACTGCCGCAGTGCCACGATCCAGGATCTGCAGATCGAATCGGTCACCGTGAGCGGTGATGAAGCACAGGTCATCGCGAAAGCCGATGCCATTATCGAGCTCCCAAACGACGAACGACCGGTGGATGGAATCCAGAATTTCGACCTGACTTGGAAGAAAATCGACGGCAAGTGGCTGATGGAGAAGGCAAAATGGAGCGAATCATCGAGATAA
- the rpsP gene encoding 30S ribosomal protein S16 has protein sequence MAVALRLNRQGTKDRPYYKIVAVDSRKRRDGRYIEQVGTYDPLKEGTNYTVDLEKADKWIGVGAQVSETVNSIIRKARTAAKA, from the coding sequence ATGGCCGTTGCTCTTCGCCTCAACCGTCAGGGAACCAAGGACCGTCCCTACTATAAGATCGTAGCCGTCGATAGCCGCAAGCGCCGCGACGGACGCTACATCGAGCAGGTCGGCACCTACGACCCGCTTAAGGAAGGCACGAATTACACCGTCGACCTCGAGAAGGCCGACAAGTGGATCGGTGTTGGCGCTCAGGTCTCCGAGACCGTGAACAGCATCATCCGCAAGGCGCGCACCGCCGCCAAGGCCTAG
- the prfA gene encoding peptide chain release factor 1 — MDYSGLIAQRRRRIGEIDDMMADASFFNDPKKAGEIVREHRKIKSTLEIWDRLESAKRQLEENEELSKGEDADLAEMAREEIPGLQTEIEQLSEDIQYALLPADPNEDRDAIVEIRAGAGGDEASLFAGELLRLYQRYAETRGWKTEHLSSSPSEVGGFKEVFLRVTGDEVFRILKYESGVHRVQRVPATETQGRIHTSTVTVAVMPEAEEVDVELKPDELRIEVCRAGGAGGQHVNRTESAVQVFHLPTGLYVRCEDGRSQGQNKERALQIMRTRLYEMKLREEQEKHSAHRRAQIGSGDRSEKIRTYNFPQSRVTDHRISHTSHNLNGIMAGDLSEFTAELQKAEMAERLSEAGIK; from the coding sequence ATGGATTACTCCGGACTCATCGCCCAGCGCCGCCGCCGCATCGGCGAAATCGATGACATGATGGCGGATGCCTCCTTCTTCAATGATCCGAAGAAGGCCGGGGAAATCGTGCGCGAGCACCGCAAGATCAAGAGCACCTTGGAAATCTGGGATCGTCTGGAATCTGCCAAGCGCCAGCTCGAGGAAAACGAGGAGCTCTCCAAAGGAGAGGATGCCGACCTCGCCGAGATGGCGAGGGAGGAGATCCCCGGCCTCCAGACCGAGATCGAGCAACTCTCCGAGGATATCCAGTACGCGTTGCTCCCGGCCGATCCGAACGAGGACCGCGATGCGATCGTGGAAATCCGCGCCGGTGCCGGTGGCGACGAGGCCTCCCTTTTCGCCGGCGAGCTACTGCGCCTCTATCAGCGCTATGCGGAGACCCGCGGCTGGAAGACCGAGCACCTCTCCAGCAGCCCCTCCGAAGTGGGCGGTTTCAAGGAAGTCTTCCTCCGTGTCACCGGGGATGAGGTCTTCCGGATCCTCAAGTATGAGTCCGGCGTCCATCGCGTGCAGCGCGTTCCGGCCACCGAGACCCAAGGCCGCATCCACACCTCCACCGTGACTGTCGCTGTCATGCCGGAAGCGGAGGAAGTCGACGTCGAGCTGAAACCGGACGAACTGCGGATCGAAGTCTGCCGCGCCGGTGGTGCCGGCGGCCAGCACGTGAACCGGACCGAGTCCGCCGTGCAGGTCTTCCACCTTCCCACCGGCCTCTACGTCCGCTGCGAAGACGGCCGCTCCCAAGGCCAGAACAAGGAACGCGCCCTCCAGATCATGCGCACGCGCCTCTACGAGATGAAGTTGCGCGAGGAACAGGAGAAGCATAGCGCGCATCGCCGTGCCCAGATCGGCTCTGGAGACCGCTCGGAAAAGATCCGCACCTACAATTTCCCTCAGAGCCGCGTGACCGATCACCGCATCAGCCACACCTCGCACAATCTCAACGGCATCATGGCCGGAGATCTCTCCGAATTCACCGCGGAACTGCAGAAGGCCGAAATGGCCGAGCGCCTGAGTGAGGCCGGGATCAAGTAA
- a CDS encoding AMP-binding protein: MSSPVQILHADRIPSTGCIVIPGRLGPQELTHLEKLFAGRKINWLIEEHSKIDPAIMAHLERSGSGAAFSEDEPNPAAAGEHMKPVLENGGVLIFVPGRSVARAAIPCHIPGKTLRTLCSFGLPVLPINIDYPREACLSIEKPGSMPHAVISVAKEIPAKDACPALYRERLQELVEESFSRRPLLKTSLGTALLHGLKKNSRNKLHDGSDDSSIGYDRILGAALVFSKFIRESTDNPRIGIILPPGKAGLIANFAAIFAGKTPVNFNFTAGHEAIRSAMRQSGVDRYITADPFVRKLASFPWPPNRDLIFIERTLPSLKKKIVTWTILGKLLPASMLTTMFRLGQKKNNDEAILLFTSGSSGEPKGVPLTHRNVLGNVCQFGTRLNLESGAAILGCLPLFHSFGCTVTLWYPIIEGIDLVTYPNPLETKRLAELIAQRGVNVLLATPTFLRGYMKRVEPEQLKSLQLVVTGAEKLPDNLAESFQERFGIPPQEGYGLTETSPATNVNLPDPAPVSDAVVIPSSRRGSVGQLLPGIAFRMTDPATEKPMIGDKQGVIWLKGANIFPGYLNNAKKSAEVLTQDGWFRTGDVGRIDDDGFLYIEGRISRFSKIAGEMVPHETVEAAVNKALGLDSEAERKIAIVGIPDSQKGEAIILLSTIAGPALEQECIDLRYKLMDAGFPSLWCPKAIIPVQEIPVLASGKLDLKGCEELAQG; this comes from the coding sequence ATGTCTAGTCCTGTTCAAATTCTCCATGCCGACCGCATTCCTTCCACCGGTTGCATCGTCATCCCGGGCCGTCTGGGCCCTCAGGAACTCACTCACCTTGAAAAACTTTTCGCAGGCAGGAAGATCAATTGGCTGATCGAGGAGCACTCGAAAATCGATCCCGCGATCATGGCTCACCTGGAGCGATCCGGCTCCGGTGCCGCTTTCTCGGAGGACGAGCCAAACCCGGCAGCCGCCGGCGAGCACATGAAGCCGGTGCTGGAAAATGGCGGCGTGCTCATTTTCGTCCCTGGTCGTTCCGTGGCCCGCGCCGCGATCCCCTGCCACATCCCGGGTAAAACCCTGCGGACCCTCTGCTCCTTCGGCCTGCCCGTCCTGCCGATCAATATCGACTACCCGCGCGAAGCCTGCCTCAGCATCGAGAAGCCGGGCTCCATGCCGCACGCTGTGATCTCCGTGGCGAAGGAAATCCCGGCGAAGGACGCTTGCCCGGCTCTCTATCGCGAGCGCTTGCAGGAATTGGTGGAGGAATCCTTTTCCCGCCGTCCGCTGCTCAAGACCTCGCTTGGCACCGCCCTCCTCCACGGCCTGAAGAAAAACAGCCGGAACAAGCTCCATGACGGCTCGGATGATTCGAGCATCGGCTACGATCGCATCTTGGGTGCCGCACTCGTCTTCTCGAAGTTTATCCGCGAGTCCACCGACAATCCGCGCATCGGCATCATCCTACCGCCGGGCAAGGCGGGCCTGATCGCAAACTTCGCCGCCATCTTCGCCGGCAAGACGCCGGTCAATTTCAACTTCACCGCGGGCCATGAAGCGATCCGCTCCGCGATGCGCCAGTCAGGCGTCGACCGCTACATCACGGCGGATCCCTTTGTCCGGAAGCTGGCTTCCTTCCCGTGGCCACCGAACCGCGATCTCATCTTCATCGAGCGCACCCTGCCTTCGCTGAAGAAGAAGATCGTGACCTGGACCATCCTCGGCAAGTTGCTGCCGGCCTCGATGCTGACCACGATGTTCCGCCTTGGTCAGAAGAAGAACAATGACGAGGCCATCCTGCTCTTCACCTCCGGTTCCTCCGGCGAGCCGAAGGGAGTCCCGCTCACCCATCGCAACGTGCTCGGCAATGTCTGCCAGTTCGGCACACGCCTCAATCTTGAGTCCGGTGCCGCCATCCTCGGCTGCCTGCCGCTCTTCCACTCCTTCGGCTGCACCGTCACGCTCTGGTATCCGATCATCGAGGGCATCGATCTGGTCACCTACCCGAATCCGCTCGAAACGAAACGCCTTGCGGAGCTCATCGCCCAGCGCGGCGTGAATGTGCTCCTCGCCACGCCGACTTTCCTGCGCGGCTACATGAAGCGTGTCGAGCCGGAGCAGTTGAAGTCTCTGCAACTGGTCGTGACCGGAGCGGAAAAACTGCCGGACAATCTCGCGGAGTCTTTCCAAGAGCGCTTCGGCATTCCGCCGCAGGAAGGCTACGGCCTCACGGAAACCTCTCCAGCCACCAACGTGAACCTGCCCGATCCTGCACCGGTATCGGATGCCGTGGTGATTCCTTCTTCCCGCCGCGGCTCGGTGGGCCAACTGCTTCCGGGCATCGCCTTCCGCATGACCGATCCAGCGACCGAGAAGCCGATGATCGGCGACAAGCAAGGCGTGATCTGGTTGAAGGGCGCGAACATCTTCCCCGGCTATCTCAACAACGCGAAAAAGTCCGCCGAAGTCCTGACCCAGGACGGCTGGTTCCGCACGGGTGATGTCGGCCGCATCGATGACGACGGCTTCCTCTACATCGAAGGCCGCATCTCGCGCTTCTCGAAGATCGCCGGCGAAATGGTCCCGCACGAAACCGTCGAAGCCGCCGTGAACAAGGCCCTCGGCCTCGACTCCGAAGCGGAGCGCAAGATCGCCATCGTCGGCATCCCGGACTCCCAGAAGGGCGAGGCCATCATCCTCCTCTCCACCATTGCCGGCCCCGCCTTGGAGCAAGAGTGCATCGACCTGCGCTACAAGCTCATGGACGCCGGCTTCCCTTCCCTGTGGTGCCCGAAGGCCATCATCCCCGTCCAGGAGATCCCCGTCCTCGCCTCCGGCAAACTCGACCTGAAGGGCTGCGAGGAGCTGGCACAAGGGTAA
- a CDS encoding 3-keto-disaccharide hydrolase produces the protein MKPMLRTATLAALLISCAAGQDEKWTSIFNGKDLDGWTPKIRGHALGEDPNKTFVVKDGAITVNYEKYADWGDAFGHLFYKTKYSSYRIRLEYRFTGDQVKGGPGWATQNSGIMLHSQDPKTMGQDQDFPCSLEFQLLGKGNGVKTTGNLCTPGTYITLDGKVNKTHCMNSKCPTLPLGEWVKAEAEVHGGKLVKHLINGQEVMQYSDLKLDESDSNAKPLIEIQGNNNLTEGYISLQSESHPVEFKNIEVMELKD, from the coding sequence ATGAAACCGATGCTTCGCACCGCCACTCTCGCCGCCCTGCTCATCTCCTGCGCCGCGGGCCAGGATGAAAAATGGACCTCCATCTTCAATGGCAAGGACCTCGATGGCTGGACCCCGAAGATCCGCGGCCACGCCCTCGGCGAGGATCCGAACAAGACCTTCGTCGTGAAGGATGGCGCCATCACGGTGAATTATGAGAAATACGCCGATTGGGGCGATGCCTTCGGCCACCTCTTCTACAAAACGAAGTACTCCAGCTACCGCATCCGCCTCGAGTATCGCTTCACCGGCGATCAGGTGAAGGGCGGCCCCGGTTGGGCCACTCAGAACTCCGGGATCATGCTGCACTCCCAGGATCCGAAGACCATGGGCCAGGACCAGGATTTCCCCTGTTCGCTAGAGTTCCAACTTCTTGGCAAGGGCAACGGCGTGAAGACCACCGGAAATCTCTGCACCCCGGGCACCTACATCACCCTCGATGGCAAGGTGAACAAGACCCACTGCATGAACTCCAAATGCCCCACCCTCCCGCTCGGCGAGTGGGTGAAGGCCGAAGCCGAAGTCCACGGCGGCAAGCTGGTGAAGCACCTCATCAACGGCCAAGAGGTCATGCAATACAGCGATCTCAAGCTCGATGAAAGCGACAGCAATGCGAAGCCTCTCATCGAGATCCAGGGCAATAACAACCTCACCGAAGGCTACATCAGCCTTCAATCGGAGAGCCACCCCGTGGAGTTCAAGAACATCGAGGTGATGGAGTTGAAGGACTGA
- a CDS encoding metal ABC transporter permease yields MDLLSNPFYQRALAAALLIGFANGFFSGFVVLRRNALSVSALSHTMLPGITLGILMTGALTQVSGFLGALFAALMVGLGSVAISRGNRVAHGTALAVIYTSAFAAGVAILPLLNTRQELEHWLFGDIMAVGNADLWVAFGIGAVTLVIANLLMRPLLLTMFEPNVAAAQGVPVRAMQYLLFTLLVLSLVGSLQAVGCVLSVGMLVAPGATVSLLTDRTSALFWGGGLIGAAGAVAGVLLSSWFGLSPGPLIVMLLGVLFLAAWVFSPRYGVIAARRR; encoded by the coding sequence TTGGACCTGCTCTCCAATCCCTTCTACCAGCGCGCCCTCGCCGCAGCCTTGCTGATCGGCTTCGCGAACGGCTTCTTCAGCGGCTTCGTCGTGCTGCGCCGGAATGCACTTTCGGTCAGCGCGCTCTCGCACACCATGCTGCCCGGGATCACCCTCGGCATCCTGATGACCGGTGCCCTCACCCAGGTCAGCGGCTTCCTCGGCGCACTCTTCGCCGCGCTGATGGTCGGCTTGGGTTCGGTGGCGATCTCCCGTGGCAACCGAGTCGCCCACGGCACAGCCCTCGCCGTGATCTACACTTCCGCCTTCGCGGCGGGTGTCGCGATCCTTCCTCTTCTCAACACTCGTCAGGAACTCGAACACTGGCTCTTCGGCGACATCATGGCCGTGGGCAATGCCGACCTCTGGGTCGCCTTTGGCATCGGTGCGGTCACTCTGGTCATCGCGAACCTGTTGATGCGTCCCCTGCTTCTCACGATGTTCGAGCCGAACGTCGCCGCCGCCCAAGGCGTGCCCGTAAGAGCAATGCAGTACCTGCTCTTCACGCTGCTGGTCTTGTCTCTCGTCGGCTCCCTTCAAGCGGTGGGCTGCGTGCTTTCCGTCGGGATGCTCGTCGCACCGGGTGCCACGGTATCACTGCTGACAGATCGAACCTCCGCACTCTTCTGGGGCGGTGGACTCATCGGCGCCGCGGGTGCCGTGGCAGGTGTCCTCCTTTCTTCTTGGTTCGGCCTTTCGCCGGGACCACTTATCGTAATGCTGCTCGGTGTCCTTTTCCTCGCCGCATGGGTCTTCAGCCCTCGCTACGGAGTCATCGCCGCGCGCCGGCGTTAA